A single Plasmodium yoelii strain 17X genome assembly, chromosome: 10 DNA region contains:
- a CDS encoding PIR protein, giving the protein MNKQVCESFLSVWDAFPDKLTKTNEYHEFNYGNFLNSYCFNNECKGDLEKINAGCLFLLNKFFGSSGLSNKAKNNINFVDYIMTWLIYMLSLKSNPDKNSLKHFYTTFIKSDFKYISTVDHVKGCSNFKDIIENRHTLTNDDMDNKIISELYNAFKLLCEMYTDFDENTSNCKKCSENAIKFAEKYNELNGDSNNTNGSSYNKILSTLSTDYDNFKIYCSKKGGTCNNFPSLSPIKTKENDALSSGLFSEDASSSSSIGNKLFTVLSIFGAIAFLLGISYKYSLFGFRKRFQKQKLREKLKNIKKRINH; this is encoded by the exons atgaataagcaagtg tgtgaaaGTTTTCTGAGTGTATGGGATGCTTTCCCCGATAAATTGACCAAAACTAATGAATATCATGAATTTAATTATggcaattttttaaatagttattGTTTTAACAATGAATGTAAAGGTGATctcgaaaaaattaatgctggatgtttatttTTGCTTAATAAATTCTTTGGGAGTTCTGGGCTTTCGAATAAggcaaaaaataatataaattttgttgATTACATTATGACATGgttaatttatatgttaagcCTAAAGAGCAATCCAGATAAAAACAGtctaaaacatttttatactaCGTTTATAAAAAGTGATTTCAAGTATATAAGTACTGTAGACCATGTTAAAGGTTGTAGTAATTTTAAGGATATTATAGAAAATAGACATACTTTAACGAATGATGATATGGATAATAAGATTATATCTGAATTATATaatgcatttaaattattatgtgaaaTGTATACTGATTTTGATGAAAACACGTCAAATTGCAAAAAATGTTCGGAAAATGCCATAAAGTTTgctgaaaaatataatgaacttaatggagattctaataatactaatggtagttcatataataaaatattatctactttatcaactgattatgataattttaaaatttattgtaGTAAAAAAGGTGGTACATGTAATAATTTCCCATCCCTTTCACctataaaaacaaaagaaaatgatgCACTAAGTTCTGGACTATTTTCTGAAGAtgcatcatcaagttcgtcaATAGGAAACAAATTGtttacagttttatcgatatttggtgcaatagcatttcttttaggaatttcttataag tattcgttatttggatttcggaaacgatttcaaaaacaaaaattaagagaaaagctaaaaaatataaagaagagaataaatcattaa
- a CDS encoding PIR protein has protein sequence MNKEVCEKFKTVTTNLEYDSNTKNYKFKDNTDFKEYCTDDNCDNDLDNISAGCLFLFNEIFGNSTSFSFIAKGNTNIVEYIMIWLSYMLNFKKIEENDTIKNFYEAYINSDNRYITDINNVSGYKNYKDLIDKKEDLMSIYVKDMSKFYYVFTLLCMMYVEFDEERPNCYKFSEIANDFAKKYDELNENYNNGKDSPYNKLLSTLSNDYNNFKNKCNDPEFSNFPSLPTYSRRLVIKNTLISIGFIFIAVSIFLGIAYKYSLFGFRKRFQKQCLRERIKNIKKKLIINKLF, from the exons atgaataaagaAGTG TGTGAAAAGTTCAAGACTGTAACGACGAATTTAGAATATGATTCGAAtactaaaaattataaatttaaagataatacAGATTTCAAAGAGTACTGTACTGATGACAATTGTGATAATGATCTCGATAATATTagtgctggatgtttatttttgtttaatgaAATCTTTGGGAATTCTACCTCGTTTAGTTTTATTGCAAAAGGAAACACCAATATTGTTgaatacattatgatatggttaagttatatgttaaacttTAAGAaaattgaagaaaatgacactataaagaatttttatgaagcatatataaatagtgataataGGTATATTAcggatataaataatgttaGTGGTTATAAGAACtataaggatcttatagataaaaaagaagatTTGATGAGTATTTATGTTAAAgatatgtctaaattttattatgtatttacattattatgTATGATGTATGTTGAATTTGATGAAGAAAGGCCAAATTGCTATAAATTTTCGGAAATAGCTAATGATTTtgctaaaaaatatgatgaacttaatgaaaattataataatggtaAAGATAGTCcctataataaattattatctacattatcaaatgattataataattttaaaaataaatgtaatgaTCCTGAATTTAGCAACTTTCCATCACTTCCAACATATTCACGAAGAttagtaataaaaaacacACTTATTTCAATtggatttatatttattgccgtatcaattttcttgggaattgcatataag tattcgttatttggatttcggaaacgatttcaaaagCAATGTTTAAgagaaagaataaaaaatataaagaagaaactgatcattaataaattattctga
- a CDS encoding PIR protein, translating into MNKEVCEKFDNVWEAFPDELGTNGEYQFKTTNFLDSYCYNSECSSDYGKINAGFLYLLNKLCGVSGLFNSCETSNINVVEYTMIWLCYMLNLKSTKDDNITNLNNFYNTNIKNHNNYSSFIELINKKKELMNISKDKVSKLYNLFKILCQMYTKIDEDNKKCNNYLKGDNEFFVEYQKLLNDSDTGNGNSYYSQLLSTLSTDYDKLKNECEQILSSKPKEIKQSYEDTPSSSSITTRLFTVLSIFGAIGFLLGISYKYSLFGFRKRFKKQQIREKIKNIKKRINH; encoded by the exons atgaataaggaagtg TGTGAAAAGTTCGATAATGTATGGGAGGCTTTCCCCGATGAATTGGGCACCAACGGAGAGTATcaatttaaaacaacaaattTCTTAGATAGTTATTGTTATAATAGTGAATGTAGTAGTGATTACGGaaaaattaatgctggatttttatatttgcttAATAAATTATGTGGGGTTTCTGGTTTGTTTAATTCTTGCGAAACAAGTAACATCAATGTTGTTGAATACACTATGATATGGTTatgttatatgttaaacctaaagAGTACTAAAGATGACAACATCACCAatctaaataatttttataatacaaatataaaaaatcacAACAACTATAGTAGTTTCATTgagcttataaataaaaaaaaagaattgaTGAATATTTCTAAAGATAAAGTGTCTAaactttataatttatttaaaattttatgtcAAATGTATACTAAAATTGATGAAGacaataaaaaatgcaaTAACTATTTGAAAGGTGATAATGAATTTTTTGTTGAATATCAAAAACTCCTTAATGATAGTGATACTGGTAATGGAAATAGTTACTATAGTCAACTATTGTCTACtttatcaactgattatgataaattaaaaaatgaatgtgAACAGATTTTGTCCTCTAAACCgaaagaaataaaacaaaGTTATGAAGATACaccatcaagttcgtcgataacAACCAGATtatttacagttttatcgatatttggtgcaataggaTTTCTTTTGGggatttcttataag tattcgttatttggatttcggaaacgatttaaaaaacaacaaataagagaaaaaataaaaaatataaagaagagaataaatcattaa
- a CDS encoding PIR protein gives MDYDLCKKFDTLRNYLPDDLSNSTTSDINNLGNAKNYCSNGEPGKTECKTDFDKIKAGCLWLFEQLFVENKKNISTVEYIIIWLGYKLNQKTYDEAKDLNDFYNKYIENNRHYINCKQGDVGCSNLLNSNTGYTNYKEIIDKRKKMLNINIKNMSKFYDAFKLLCNMYTELGGSNTENKTYLENASKFVKKYKELNDDSGNTKDEAYCQALSTLSIDYINFKSSCADSDDCNNIPSLTSTETEEIVMKSSGNICDDTPSLSIVKKLILALLIFSVISIFWGIFFKCSLFVLRKRAQKEYLREKLKK, from the exons atgGATTATGACCTG tgtaaaaAATTTGATACATTGAGAAACTATTTACCTGATGACTTAAGCAATTCTACAACTAgtgatattaataatttaggGAATGCTAAGAATTACTGCTCTAATGGAGAACCAGGGAAAACAGAATGTAAGACTgatttcgataaaattaaggCTGGATGTTTATGGTTGTTTGAGCAATTGTTtgtggaaaataaaaaaaatatcagtACAGTTGAATACATTATCATATGGTTAGGTTATAAACTAAATCAAAAGACGTATGACGAAGCCAAGGATCTAAATGATTTttacaataaatatatagaaaataataggCATTATATTAATTGTAAACAAGGTGATGTAGGTTGtagtaatttattaaatagtaATACAggatatacaaattataaggaGATCATAGataaaagaaagaaaatgttgaatattaatattaaaaatatgtctaaattttatgatgcatttaaattattatgtaacatgtataCTGAACTTGGTGGAAGCAACACAGAAAATAAGAcatatttagaaaatgctagtaaatttgttaaaaaatataaagaacttAATGACGATTCTGGTAATACTAAAGATGAAGCCTATTGTCAAGCattgtctacattatcaattgattatattaattttaaaagttCTTGTGCTGATAGCGATGATTGTAACAATATTCCATCCCTTACATCGACAGAAACAGAAGAAATTGTTATGAAAAGTTCTGGAAATATTTGTGATGATACACCAAGCTTGTCgatagtaaaaaaattaattctagctttattaatattcagTGTAATATCAATCTTTTggggaattttttttaag tgtTCGTTATTTGTATTACGGAAAAGAGCTCAAAAAgaatatttaagagaaaagctaaaaaaataa
- a CDS encoding PIR protein produces the protein MKDDICSNFDYLRMYLPDELSETAKYKLEDISNFNKYCPKEDCNSELEKITIGFLWLLGQYVNKYPNKGNDINSAKPFFLYIILWLSYKLNQNSDSKPTKIYDFYTENVIGNHKYKLFIEDSSRYTKLNEFIDKQKDFMNINFKELPKLYDAFKLLCSMHDNVAMSKDSNILLNSANEFVSKYQELSEDSNNTDGSSYKQILSALLTDYNNLKNKHSSITPLPDITADVSAYISRVTSSSSSTGNKLFTVLSIFGAIAFFLGISYKYSLFGFRKRFQKQHLREKIKKIKKKMNH, from the exons ATGAAAGATGATAta TGTTCAAACTTTGATTATTTGAGGATGTATTTACCCGATGAATTAAGCGAAACCGCAAAATATAAACTAGAAGATATTAGTAATTTCAATAAATACTGTCCTAAAGAAGACTGCAATTCTGAACTCGAAAAAATTACAATTGGATTTTTATGGTTACTTGGAcaatatgttaataaatatccAAATAAAggtaatgatataaatagtgCTAAAccattttttctatatattattttatggttaagttacaaattaaatcaaaattcAGACTCCAAACCCACcaaaatatatgatttttataCTGAAAATGTAATTGGtaatcataaatataaactATTTATAGAAGATTCCAGTAGATATACAAAACTTAATGAATTCATAGATAAACAAAAagattttatgaatattaattttaaagaaTTGCCTAAactttatgatgcatttaaactGTTATGTAGTATGCATGATAATGTTGCAATGAGTAAAGATAGCAACATACTGTTAAATAGTGCAAATGAATTTGTTAGCAAATATCAAGAACTTAGTGAAGATTCTAATAATACTGATGGTAGTtcatataaacaaatattgTCTGCTTTATTaactgattataataatttaaaaaataaacatagcAGTATTACACCTCTTCCAGACATAACAGCAGACGTGTCTGCATACATATCTAGAgttacatcatcaagttcgtcgacaggaaacaaattatttacagttttatcgatatttggtgcaatagcattttttttaggaatttcttataag tattcgttatttggatttcggaaacgatttcaaaaacaacatttaagagaaaaaataaaaaaaataaagaagaaaatgaatcattaa
- a CDS encoding PIR protein, translating to MDKEACKTFTPLRNVITNSDNVISYRFADDSDYCTDVECENDTDRLNARCLHIFDEFFKNKSAFETEAKGNIYIVQYILIWLSYVLSLIESNEADNREHFYNTYIKDDKYNSNNIDYIAGYKGYKDLIDKNNYILSMDMSIISKLYDAFSTLCDICIGVDAESSNCDNYLEKSKRFVEIYDELNEDYNNVKGSPYNQLLSTLSNDYNNLKTVCNGFPSLPTYPRRLIIKNILISIGFIFVAVSIFLGIAYKYSLFGFRKRFQKQKLREKIKNIMKKMIH from the exons ATGGATAAAGAAgcg TGTAAAACGTTCACTCCTTTAAGGAACGTGATTACCAATTCGGACAATGTTATAAGCTATCGATTTGCAGATGATAGTGATTACTGTACTGATGTAGAATGTGAGAATGATACCGATAGATTGAATGCTAGatgtttacatatttttgatGAATTCTTTAAGAATAAGTCTGCGTTTGAAACGGAGGCAAAGGGAAACATCTATATTGTTCAATACattttgatatggttaagttatgtGTTAAGCCTGATCGAAAGTAATGAAGCTGACAATAGAGagcatttttataatacatatataaaggatgataagtataatagtaataatatagattatATTGCTGGTTATAAAGgttataaggatcttatagataaaaataattatattttaagtaTGGATATGAgcattatatctaaattatatgatgcatttagtACATTATGTGACATTTGTATTGGGGTTGATGCAGAAAGCTCAAATTGCGATAATTATTTAGAAAAATCTAAAAGGTTTGTTGAAATATATGATGAACTTAATGaagattataataatgttaaaGGCAGCCCCTATAATCAATTATTatctacattatcaaatgattataataatttaaaaactgTATGTAATGGTTTTCCATCACTTCCAACATATCCACGaagattaataataaaaaacatacttATTTCAATTggatttatatttgttgccgtatcaattttcttgggaattgcatataag tattcattatttggatttcggaaacgatttcaaaaacaaaaattaagagaaaaaataaaaaatataatgaagaaaatgattcattaa
- a CDS encoding PIR protein — protein MSKELCDIINGADNNFVDDPNKPKDHNSMSYYNFYCLDNECDTYDKIVISTFITLLNLFDGISDEDFESDKLAEYAILWLSYRLNQKTESEIITLNNFYTFYIGDNSQYKDNISTNNKINKDIIEKQISSMDIDIKDISNFYDAFKSLCNMYSEFDPAKSTECKTCLETAGELVEKYEKLKNALDIHKGSSYYNLLSSLSNDYKIFENKYNNKCNNYSQFVACPRSSVTKNIIIPIAIIFVAASILLVVSYKYSLFGFRKRSQKQHLREKLKK, from the exons atgtctAAGGAATTG TGTGATATAATTAATGGGgctgataataattttgttgaTGATCCGAACAAACCGAAAGATCATAATTCTATGagttattataatttttattgccTTGATAATGAATGTGATACTTATGACAAAATAGTTATTTCTACTTTTATAACATTACTAAATTTATTTGATGGTATTAGTGATGAAGATTTTGAGAGTGATAAACTTGCTGAATATgctattttatggttaagttatagactaaatcaaaaaacaGAAAGTGAAATCATCACattaaacaatttttatactttCTATATAGGAGACAATAGTCAATATAAGGATAATATATCTACTAATAATAAGATTAATAAGGATATTATAGAAAAACAAATAAGCTCGATGGATAtagatattaaagatatatctaatttttatgatgcatttaaatcattatgtaacatgtataGTGAATTTGATCCAGCAAAAAGTACTGAATGCAAGACATGTTTAGAAACTGCTGGAGAATTggttgaaaaatatgaaaaacttaaaaatgcTTTAGATATTCATAAAGGAAGTTCTTATTATAATCTATTGTCtagtttatcaaatgattataaaatttttgaaaataaatataataataaatgtaataattaCTCACAATTTGTAGCTTGTCCACGAAGTTCAGTAacaaaaaacataataattccaattgcaattatatttgttgcagcatcaattttattggtagtttcttataag tattcgttatttggatttcggaaacgatctcaaaaacaacatttaagagaaaagctgaaaaaataa
- a CDS encoding PIR protein, translating to MNKEVCEKFRSIWEFLPDELTSDQKYQFKTGNFLDSYCDGNSCDTDFRRIDGGCLYLFKQIFGTSELFKSVANSNINIVDYILIWLSYMLNLKPEGTMSNIQFFYKTTIDNDRYKKTINGVPEYSNYKELIDNKTYFLNMDKKIISNFYEAFKLLCEMHAEFDDKSKYCANCSENAKKFAKKYEEMNENSVIISNNSYKQLLSTLSKDYDNFKNKYNNSKHFKSSPLPTIEKTEISAQQILQGSEDTSSSSSVPNRLFTVLSIFGAIAFLLGISYKYSLFGFRKRFKKQQIREKIKNIKKRMNH from the exons atgaataaagaagtg tgtgaaaAGTTTAGGAGTATATGGGAGTTTCTTCCCGATGAATTGACCAGTGATCAAAAGTATCAATTTAAAACAGGAAATTTCTTAGATAGTTATTGTGATGGTAATAGTTGTGATACTGATTTCAGAAGAATTGATGGTGGATGTTTATATCTTTTTAAGCAAATATTTGGGACTTCTGAATTGTTTAAGTCTGTTGCAAATAGTAacatcaatattgttgattacattttgatatggttaagttatatgttaaacttAAAACCAGAAGGAACTATGAGcaatatacaatttttttataaaacaacTATAGATAATGATAGATATAAAAAGACTATAAATGGTGTTCCAGAGTATAGCAATTATAAGGAGCTTAtagataataaaacatattttttgaatatggataaaaaaattatatctaatttttatgaagcatttaaattattatgtgaaaTGCATGCTGAATTTGATgataaatcaaaatattgCGCAAACTGTTCGGAAAATGCCAAAAAGTTtgctaaaaaatatgaagaaaTGAATGAAAATTCTGTTATTATTAGTAATAATTCCTATAAACAACTATTGTCTACTTTATCAAaagattatgataattttaagaataaatataataatagtaaacaTTTCAAATCTTCACCTCTTCCAACGATAGAAAAAACAGAAATTTCTGCACAACAAATTCTACAAGGTTCTGAAGATACATCATCAAGCTCATCGGTACCAAACAGATtatttacagttttatcgatatttggcgCAATAGCATTtcttttaggaatttcttacaag tattcgttatttggatttcggaaacgatttaaaaaacaacaaataagagaaaaaataaaaaatataaagaagagaatgaaccattaa
- a CDS encoding PIR protein codes for MNSKVCDIINVADKYVVDDPNNPGEYNSTQLLKAAFSDINFSSDDQKLSSGFIALLKLLNDNNNNNNENLEGDKLVEYAILWLSYKLNQKKENETTKLEDFYNNNIETNSHYNQETIGDSNSKIKKDVIEKKIKSMNIDIKDISNFYDPFKSLCNMSSEIDANDYECNKCLENAGEFFEKCEKVKNAFDINKGSSYLQLLSSLSNDYKKFKEKYNDKCKNVSPFVACPRNSIIKNTVIAIAISIAFIFASVSIFLGIAYKYSLFGIRKRFQKQKLREKLKNIKKRMNH; via the exons atgaattctAAAGTg tGTGATATAATTAATGTGGCGGATAAATATGTTGTTGATGATCCGAACAACCCGGGAGAATATAATTCTACGCAATTGTTAAAAGCAGCTTTCTCTGATATTAACTTTAGTAGTGATGACCAAAAACTTAGCTCTGGTTTTATAGCATTGCTAAAATTacttaatgataataataataataataatgaaaatttagaGGGTGATAAACTTGTGGAATATgctattttatggttaagttataaactaaatcaaaaaaaagaaaatgaaacgACCAAATTAGaagatttttataataataatatagaaacaAATAGTCATTATAATCAGGAAACAATTGGTGATAGTAATAGTAAGATTAAAAAGGatgttatagaaaaaaaaataaaatcgatgaatattgatattaaagatatatctaatttttatgatccatttaaatcattatgtaacatgtCTAGTGAAATTGATGCAAATGACTACGAATGCAATAAATGTTTAGAAAATGCTGgagaattttttgaaaaatgtgaaaaagttaaaaatgcttttgatattaataaaggaaGTTCTTATTTACAACTATTGTCtagtttatcaaatgattataaaaaatttaaagagaaatataatgataaatgTAAGAATGTCTCACCATTTGTAGCTTGTCCACGAAattcaataataaaaaatacagtAATTGCAATTGCAATTTCAAttgcatttatatttgctTCAGTATCAATTTTCTTGGGTAttgcttataag tattcgttatttggaattcggaaacgatttcaaaaacaaaaattaagagaaaaactaaaaaatataaagaagagaatgaatcattaa
- a CDS encoding PIR protein, whose product MDKDVCKKFKDLRDAFSDNLNASGNYEFTNNENFDEYCTDNKCNDNLGKINAGFFYLLDAFFKDNSVFNSVAKSNINIVEYIMIWLSYMLYFTIIDENSSIDLFYKTYINNYNKYNQEIVGVTDYNSYKDLIYKKQNLMSISIIDMSYFYDAFILLCDMYIAFNNQSPNCDNYLNNAKKFVEMYDALNEDYYSGKGSPYNQLLSTLSNDYCNLKNKCNQFPTLPTYSRRFVIKRTLIPIAFMIVALSIFLGIEYKYSSLGFRKRSQKQCLREKIKNIMKKMIH is encoded by the exons ATGGATAAGGacgtg TGTAAAAAGTTCAAGGATCTAAGGGACGCGTTTTCCGATAATTTGAACGCTAGTGGAAACTATGAATTtacaaataatgaaaatttcgATGAGTATTGTACTGATAATAAATGTAATGATAATTTGGGTaaaattaatgctggatTTTTTTACTTGCTTGATGCATTCTTTAAGGATAATTCTGTGTTTAATTCTGTTGCAAAAAGTAacatcaatattgttgaatacattatgatatggttaagttatatgttatacTTTACCATAATTGATGAAAACAGCAGTATAGatcttttttataaaacatatataaataattataataagtATAATCAGGAAATAGTTGGTGTTACTGATTATAATAgttataaggatcttatatataaaaaacaaaatttgaTGAGTATTAGTATTATAGATATgtcttatttttatgatgcatttatattattatgtgacatgtatattgcatttaataaTCAGAGTCCAAATTGcgataattatttaaataatgctAAAAAGTTTGTTGAAATGTATGATGCACTTAATGAAGATTATTATAGTGGTAAAGGCAGCCCCTATAATCAATTATTatctacattatcaaatgattattgtaatttaaaaaataaatgtaatcaATTTCCAACTCTTCCAACATATTCACGAAGATTCGTAATAAAAAGGACACTAATTCCAATTGCATTTATGATTGTTGCATTATCAATTTTCTTGGGAATTGaatataag tattcgtcacttggatttcggaaacgatctcaaaaacaatgtttaagagaaaaaataaaaaatataatgaagaaaatgattcattaa